ACACACAGATAGCCAGCAACATTGACAATCCTCCGATAACGCCCATGTAAATATATCTATTTCCAGCTTTTATTGCAGTTTTGGAGCTATTATGGGCCACTAAAAAATAGCAGCTTATATACATAATTTCAAAAAATAAAAACATAGTTATTAAGCTATCAGCCATTATGGCACCCATAACCCCTCCATAGGTTATCATAAACCACAAATAGAACCTACTGCGATGTTGCTCTTTTTTTATAAGGTAAGAATGAGAAAATACTGTTACTAAAAGCCATAACAAACTTGCTGCCATGAGCATATAAAATGTAAGCATCTCAACCCTAAAAGCTAGTCCAAATCCCAAAATGTTGGAAAGCTCTAAATACAACCCTTCAGAACTAGCCAAGGGGTACATTAGAGATACTAGTATTACCACAGCAAAGTTTGTATACAATAATATTATATCACGATTTTGCTCTTGTTTTAGTGTAAAAAATGTGGAAGAAGGCCCTAAAACAAAAATTAAAAACAAAATAACTAGAGGTATATTATTGCTGCTGATGATAGCGTTTAGTATCCTTTGCCCCCCTTCTGTTACCAAAAAAAACATCAACATAAGTGAACAAAAAAACACCAATAATGTTTTACAGCTCTTTACAAACTTGTCACTGCCATTTACTTCAATGTTTCTTTGCATTTCTATGCCCCCTAAAATATCTTTTACCCTTTTGCATTTTTACCTCTGCGACTTATAGTAAACACCATCAACCCTATAAAAGTTAATATACCGCCGACTACGATAATGTTAACTAAACCCTTAGAGGTTGAAGTTAGTTCTGACAGTTTAACCACCGCTACAATATGCCAATCCCAAGGCTCAAACTGTTTAAAACGAGCATATTTTTCTTCACCTTGGTACCTAAATTCTAAAGAGCCATTTGCTTTTTCAATTATCTCGTCAGTAGCAGCATGTTCAGCTATTTGATGTTTTTTTTCGGTAGGAGAAAATACTAGCTCTTTTTCTGAATCCATTATATAAAGATATCCGGTCTTACCAATCTTTACATCCGACAAAATTTCTTTAAGATTGTCATCTATTTCTTCCAACCCAGAGTAGATCATCCCAATCACTTCACCACTTTTATCTTCAAGGGGATAATAATTGGTTATATTCCATGAATTGGCCACCCAAGCCCTAGAGTAATAGCTCTCCCCTTGTGATACAGTATTGTATATGTCTGTGCCATCCTCTATATAGGTTCCTGTAATTCTTTCTCCGTCATCATCTAATACAGTGGTACTAACTCTAATAAATTTATCTTCTTCTTTTACAAATACCGTAAAGTCTCCTCCTACTAGCTCAGATAACTCATCTACAAAGTCATTATCCCCGGTTAAATTAACACTTCCAGCCTTTAAATTAGGAGCTTCAACACCGTTTAAGTCTGCAACTTCACTATAATCAACTTCTAAAACTCCATAATTATTTAACTTATCCATAGCAACATCTATTTTGTTGCTAATAGTTTTTTTGACCAACTTTTCTCTATATTCAATTAAGGTATAGACAGAGTTTAGCGCAAAATCCACTTTTTCCTTTTCATCTTCTATTTTTTCAGCTTGGTTTTGCTGAAAACTAAAATAGGATAGAGTGCCTACAACTAGTAGTATTGTTAATAAATAAACTACCAAAAGTCCAATTTTGTTTTTCATTTATATCCCCCCTAAGGTTAGTTTAATATTGGCGATTGTAATGCTCTATTATGCCTTATATAGCAACGTTTTTTAAGATAATATCATCTAGCTATTAGTTAAGGCTTAAAAATAGAGTTACACTTCAATTACTAAAAAGCCTCAAACAGTTAATTTAAAAATGTGGGTACAACGTTTTCAATAGTATCCATTAACAAATTAGGGAAAAAGCCAAATAATACACAACTGAAACCTAATAAAACCAAAGGAATTAGCATAGTTACTGGGATTTTATCTAGTATCAATGTTTTAATTCTAGATTTATCCTCTTTAATAAATGCAGAAATGATTATCGGCAGATAATAAATGGCATTTAGAAAGGAACTTAAAAGAATCACTATGATAAAACCTGATTGTCCAGCTTCTAAAACTGCAACACCTAAATAAAACTTGCTCATAAACCCTATTATACCAGGTATTCCTACCATTCCTAAAGCAGCAATTGTAAATACCGTCATAGTCACTGGCATCTCATATCCTATTCCATCCAGCTTAGTAATGTTTCTCTGATTTTTTTTGTATATTATAGTCCCTGCACTTAAAAATAGTGCTGCTTTCATCATTGCATGGGAAAAAATGTGGAAAAAACCAGCCGCTAAGCCAAATTCAGTTGCAAGCCCTATACCTAAAAACATATATCCAATCTGAGCAACAGAGGAATATGCTAGCATTCTCTTTATATCTTTTTGACCTATAGCAAAAATAGACCCCATTATCATACTTAATGCCGCAAAGTACGTTAAAAAAGTTGTTATATCCAATGCTTGGGAAATCTCAACACCGATAACATTAAAGATAATCTTTGCCATTGTAAAAACATAAACCTTTACTACTAACCCTGATAGCAAAGCGCTAGAGGGAGTCGGCGCACTGGAGTGGGCGTCAGGAAGCCATACATGAAGCGGAAACATAGCCGCTTTTATCCCCAAACCCGTAAACATAAAACCAACAGCCAATAAAATATTAGTTGGATAATATTGCCAAACATCTGCTATAACATTATTAACTTCTACTATATTCAAATGTCCCGTCACCATATAAAGCAAAGCAATTCCAAACATAAACGATATTGACCCTAAAGTATTTAGAATTAAATATCTAAATGAAGCCAAAAAATTGACTTTTTTATGTTTAATAGAAATAATTCCACAAGAGGTTAAAGATAAAATCTCCATAAAAACATATATATTAAATAAATCATTACTAAAAGTAATTCCTACCATTGCAAATATCAAAGTAAATACAATAGTATAGTAGCTCAAAGTCTTCGAGGAATCTACTTCATGCTCAATATCCTCTAAAGAAAACAACACAACTATTGCCGACACTGACACAATCAACAAAGTAAGAAGAGCAGAAAATCCATCTATGGCAAACTCAATCCCTAACTGCCTACTCCAGTTACCAAAGTTATAAGTAAAGGGGCCTTCAGCCTGGACATATAAAAAAGTAAGAGCGGATAAAATAATTGCCACGCCAAAAGTACCCATCAACATAAACTTTACAACATTGTCAAACCGCTTTTTTATTACAGGAGTGGATACACCCACTATTAAAAACAAGGACATAATTATTATTGGAAAATGAGTACTATTCATTGGGTAAATCACTCCTTATTTCCATGATTTCATCCATATCTAATGTGCCATACTCGTCATAAATTCTAATAATTAAACTTAAAGCATAAGCAGTCAAGCTTATGGCAACTACTATACCGGTTAAAATAATAATAGAGGGAAGGGGGTTTACATAAATAGCATCGCTATTTTCTCCAATTATAGGCGCTTCTCCCCCTGCTACATAACCTATAGAAACAAAAAATAAAAACACCGATGTCTCCATGATGTTAATGCCTATTACTTTTTTTAACAAGTTGGAATGGGTAAGAACTGTATATAATCCTATTACAAACAACACAGCCGCTCCTACATAATTTATATGATCTAGAAGCTCATTAATTAGCTCCATAGCTAGTCCTCCTCAATAATGGTGTGAAATAACGTTATTAAAGTACTTGCCACCTTCATACCTATAGCCATAGTTGCAATAGGTATAAAACCAGCACTTAAAATTCTGCCAGTTTGACCTAAATCAAAACCAGCATCAGCATTGGTTAAAAAATTATTTCCTGTTACAATGCCAACCATCCCCAAGGCTAAAAGCAGTAAAATTGCGCTGGATTCTATGACCTTGGACACATGGTGAGGCATTTTTTTTGATGCACCTTCTAGCCCAAAGGCCAAAGTCAAAAGTATAATACTAGCACCTAAAATAGCACCTCCGGCAAAACCGCCTCCCGGCGAAAGATGCCCGTGCATTATTATAAAAATCCCGTATAGCTGAATAAAAGGAATCGTTAATCTACTTATTACTTTTACTATTAAATCATTCATTTAGTTTTCCCCCTCATTTCCATGCTGAGGTGCATTTCCTCTCTTTAGAACCGATACAACTACAGTAATTCCTGTAAAAAGCACCACTGTTTCACCTAGAGTGTCAAAAAACCTGTAGTCTGTTAGTAACGCTGAAATTACATTAGGTGAATTGGTATCTTCTATTGAGTTTTCTAAATAGTATTCAGTAACTTCTTCAGTGTAGGCAGGGTTGTCGACACTGCCAAGGGCAGGCATTTCCAATATCCCTGATATTAACACTATCAACAATCCAAACAACAATATCGCCAGTATTCCTTTTTTCACTTTTCAGTCCTCCTTGTCCTACTAATGACAGCTACGAAAAGCATGGTGGTTACCCCTGCACCCATGGCAGCTTCAGTTAAGGCGATATCGGGAGCTTTTAAAAGCAACCATAGCACCGCCATTGTAACACTATATGCACCAAAAATTACTACAGCACTTAACAAGTCCTTTGTACGCTCTACTGCTAAAGCACAACATATTAAAAATAAAATTAAAACTACATTTAGCACTAACATTTTTCCACCTCCACCATTACTTTTTTTGGTTATAGTCTGCCTTTGCTATTATATGTGCTGCAGTGGGATTGGTAAGCCAAATAAAAACAATAACCAAAAATAGTTTTATGGCGACATCTAATTCTCCATGAGAATACACCATAAGACCTAAAAGTATTAGCCCCGCACCCAAAGTATCGCATTTAGTAGTTGCATGCATCTTAGAATAAACATCGGGCATTCTCAAAAGACCTATTGTGCCTACCAAAAAGAAAAAAGCACCCGCTAGCAATAAAGTTCCTGATAAAATATTCACTATCAACTCCATATGATCACTCCTTAATCCAATCGGCCTTTTTCTAGGTATTTGGAAACTGACACTGTAGCGACAAAGCCCATCATAGCATATACAAGGGCCACATCTACAAAAGCTCCTTGTCCATTAACTATGGCTAACAATGCTATAATAATGGCAACTTTAGTAAAAATAACGTTAATTGCTATTACTCTATGAGCAGCCTTTGGCCCTTTATATGCTACATACAGTCCAACAAAAGCCAGTAAAGCTAAAAAAACTAGTATCCCTTGCATTATTAAAGCTATCATATCTTATTCCTCCATTTTTTTTGCGTATTGTTCCATAGGAGAATCTTCTAATCCTTCTGCTACGCCATCAGTCAAAGCATGAATAATAAACTCGTTTTCTTTAATATCTACAGTCAAGGTCCCTGGCGTTAAAGTTATAGAATTACCATATAACACTTTGATAAAATCATTTTTAAAGCTAAGCTTCTTTTTTACAAAGTGAGGTTTTACAGGTAATGAAGGACTAAGAACTATTTTCGCTACATAAATTCCTGACTTAAATATTTCAATAATCAAAACAGGAATGTAGGTGAAAAAAATCACTAGTTTTTTCATAGAATATAACGGCATTTCTTCTTTTCTTAACAATATATCTCTTGAGTAAATAAGAATTGTCCAACAAACCACAAACCCTATGGCTATAGACTCCATTGTTACTTTTGGAGATAACACCAACCAAAAACCAAGCAATGGAAAAAACATTACAATCATTTCTAAAAGACCAGCTTTTTTTTGCATATACTCACCCCTTTATTAAATCAAGTGAAGTTCCTCAATTAAAATATTACATCTTAAAATGAATAATGGCAATAGCTAAAAAAGGATAAGTTCCAATATTGATATCATTTGACAACAAATAAAAAAACCAACATTAAAGTAAGTACCACAGAATATATGATTATATCGCAGTTTATAATAGAGTACTCTACCTTATTAGCTCCTTTGTATACAAGGCTTACAAATTTGTTTATAACTCCTTCTCCGCTTTTGTTATTTTCACTATTTAAAGTAACCTTTTTATTTATATTACTATTCTTATCTGATCGCTGTTTTTTCCTATTTATTTTTTTATCAAAAAACTCAACCGCTTTTAGCACTACAGTCAAAGGTAACGCACAAATATAACCTACACTCAACCACCTAGGAAAGTTTAAGTGAAACAAATGAAACTTGGTTCCTAAACAAAATATAGTTAACCCCATCAAATAAACTGGTATCATCCCTAACAAATCTGATCGAGCAAAAATATTAATATCAACAATATAGTTGTCTATAAATTCAGGGTCATATGTTACACTTTCAGCTGAGGGTATTATAATTGTATCTAGCAAAAAATTGGGGAATATCCCTATAAAGATAATCATAATAGCTATTCCTGACATCGCTAAATTCATCATGGGGTATTCACCCTTGACATTCTTAAGATTCTCGGGACACTTGCCTAAAAAGATATAGTAAGTCCATTTAATAAAAGAACAGGCTGTACCTGCACTTATTAGCACAAATAAAAGTTCTGCTAATTTAAAAGAGGAATGACCATACATAAAAGATTCTTCTATAGCGTGATGTAGTAAAGTTTTACTGGCAAATCCATTAAATAACGGCATTCCAGTAATTCCTAAAGCTGCAATAGTGCTAACTGCAAATGTAAAAGGAAGTTTTCTCCACAATCCACCCATTTTATACATATCTAAAGTGCCTATTTTAAGGTAAACTACTCCAGCGACCATAAACAATAAGCTCTTAAATAAAGCGTGGTTTATAATATGGTACACCGCTCCAGAATACCCCATAGCCCCTTTATATCCAAGATACACCGCCACACCAATTCCCATAATAATATAACCCATTTGGCTTACACTATGGTAAGCTAACATTCTTTTCATATTACCTTGCTGGAGAGCCATAAATACCCCAATTCCCATAGTAAGAATACCCATCCAGATTAGCACAAACCCTATATTTTGAGATGTTATCCAAACACTATCTGTAAATCCTTCCAGTACTTGATAAGGTTCAGGAAAAGAGAAGGTAGTGAGTATCCTAATCATCCCATATGCGCCTATTTTAACCATTATGCCCGACAGTAATGCACTAGCAGGTGTAGGTGCTATAGGATGAGCTTTTGGCAACCAAATATGCAACGGCACTAACCCTGCCTTTACGCCAAATCCGACTATAAACAAAGCTAAAATAACATACTCTATACCGCCTAAGTTTTGCAACTCTACAGCTAAGTTTGAGTATTCTAAGGTGCCGACATTTACAAATAAAAGAACCATTGCTAACAGTATACATAAGCCTCCCATGATCCCCATATAAATATAGCTATCCCCGGCTTCGATACATTTTTTTGTTTCACAATGAACAACTAGCATATAAGAACTAAAAGTCATTCCTTCAAAGAATAAAAAGGTAGTAAAAAGACAACCAGACAATATTGTTCCCAGTATAAAGCCAAATGTTAGCATCAGGAACAGATAAAATCTGTTCCTGTGCTCTTCCATATTCATGTAATCTGGAGCGTATATAGTAACCATTAGCCATATAATGGTGGTGAGTAGGCCTAAAACCAGCGCTAACATATCAAGAGTAAAATTTAAACCTAATCCCAAAACTTCTGAAACCTGTAGTGTTATAACACCTTCAGATACAGCGGGGATTGTAATTACCATCATTATGAAGGTAATAAAGGTTACATTAACTACTAAAATATCTCTTAAAACTTCGTGATTTGAAAACATTAACACAGCTAAGGTTCCAAATATCAAAGGTATAAATATTATTAACAACACGTAACCATTAAAACCATATACAAAGCTAATTAGTTCTGTTCTAAAGTTGCTAAAATAGCCTAACTCCATGCTAAAGATAACAGCCAAAGCTGCTATTGTTAGCAAAAATATTATCCCATTATTAATCGCTGTTAGGGAGTTTAACGACCTTTTAGATTCTCTTGGTGAGCATATATTTTTTTGCTTTTGAAGTTCCATACTTAATCCCCCACAGTAATTATTAAGCGAGAAATTTTTACCTTTCCTACTTAATTATATTTCTTTTTATAGCTGGCCAAATAGTTATAGCTAATATTCCACCTAAGGTCGCTGTAAACAACTGAGGCAGTTGTAACATAGCGGCGGGCTCTGGCGGTATGTCCACAATTAAACGAACCACAAAAGTTAAAATAAGGAACTTACCAAAAGAACTACAAGCAACAGCTATAAACTTATTCCTTTTATAAAAGATCATAAAAATAATTATCAAAGCCCAGTTGCTTATTATTATAAACGGAATTACCGGGCCTAAAATTGGTGGCAATATCCCTCTAATAAAGGCTATCAAAGGCGTTAGCCCTCCAACTATTATAGAACCATATATGCCAACAGAAAGAGCAGCTAACACTAACATTGCATTTACTACAATTCCCGTCACCATTTGCGGAAGACCTAGCATTTGAAATGTCAAAGTAATAGCTAACAAAATACCAGTTTGAGTTATAAATCTTACATGTTTATGTCTCCCCATAATTTTCTCTCTCCCCTATCTATAATAGACTAGGAACTTTGGGAAACCTCTTTTTTGCCTTCAGTTTTGCTCAAGTTAGCAAAGATGTCAGATACCCCTCTGACCGCTATTACTGATCCAAAAGCAATTGTACCAAGTTTTCCTCCTGCTCCACCCATGTAAGGATTTGTATAAATAAAAGCCAAAGCGCTTACTAGTGCTGCTAAAGCTAAATATTTTTCATTTGGAATTCGATGTTTACCAGCCATACCTGCAAAGGAAGCACATATCGCCATAACTGCTAAACTTCCTCCACTTTCAGGAAAGGCTGCTGGAAGAACAAGTCCTGCAATTAAGCCTACAATACCGGAAGCCATAACTGGTCCATGACCTAAACGATGAGATATGGCATAGGTTATAACACCTGCAAATACTGAACATATTATTATTTTCACCATCATATCTACGTTAGGAATTTCTGCACTTAAAAATTCCTGACCTGTTAACAACCCGGTAACTATGCACCCTGTAAAGGCAATGGTACCAAATTTACCACCAAACCCGTTAAAGACTATTTTAGATATGACAAATACTATACCTGCAATTGCTCCTGCAACAATTATTGAAATATAAGAAGAGAGCAGTGCCTCCGAAGCCATACCCACAAAAGCTCCTGTATATAATGGTGCACCTAGTTTGGGAACTACCAAAGCCGCTAAAACCCCCACAGCCCCTGCAGCTACCACTGCACCAAGTTGAAGCTCTACACTTAAAAAGTACGTTATAACAGCTCCTATAACTATTGAAAGAAAGTTATAAAAGTCATTGACATCAAACTTAGTTGTCTCATAATTACTAACTAGATTTAACGATATTTCTTTTTTCATTGCGTATATAATACCTACAATCGCGATAGTTAAAACCGAAGAAGTAAAGAAGTGGTTTGCAGCAAAGGCAGCATAAAGCCCTGCAGTATATAAAATTAAACACATAACAACTAAAATTACATAGCCTAAAGTCCAAATTGCTTTTTGCATAGTTTGCCTCCTTTTTTTAATTTTCAACAATGCGGCTCAACGATAGAGCCACATTGTTGAAAATTTTTTAACCCAGTTTTTCTATATTAACACCTGTAACCTTCAAACTTGGAATACTAGCTTTAGCATCTAATAGTTCGGAGTTAGTTAACACGTTTGCTCCATCTTTAAAGTGGAAAGGTACGCTAACTACTTTGTCAGAAACTAACTCTGTTATAAACGCTCTAGGTTTTATTTCACCTCTTGGTGAAGTTACCTTTACCACTTCTCCATTTTCTATCCCAAGCTTTTCTGCTGTGTTAGGACTGATTTCTACAAAGGTTTCATTGACAAGTTTGTTTACGCCCTCTGTTTTACCAGTCATTGTCGAGGTGTGGTATTGATATAGGACACGGCCGCTGGTCATAATATAAGGATAATTACCTTTATCAGATAACTCCGGCGTTTCTTCAAATTCAACCGGCACTAGCAAGCCCTTACCCCTTGCTGGCTGGTTTGAGTGTAAGAATTTGGTACCTGGATGCTCTTCATTTGGACAAGGCCACTGAATTCCTTCATCTTTAATGCGTTCGTATGTGATACCAGCATAAGATGGAGTTACAGCTCTTATTTCTTCGAATACCTCTTCTGCAGTTTCAAAGTTATTCTCATATCCTAAAGTTCTCATTAGTTCAACAAATATTTGCCAATCTGGTTTTGCTTCTCCAGGAGCGCTCACTGCTTTTCTTACCCTTTGGACTCTTCTTTCGGTATTAACAAAAGTTCCATCTTTTTCTGCAAAGGCAGCAGCTGGTAAAACAACATCAGCAAGCTCTGCTGTCTCCGTTAAAAATATATCCTGTACAACTAAGAAACTTTCTTTTAGCCCCTTAATTACATGGTTTGTATCGGGATCGGATAACACAGGGTTTTCTCCCATAATGTAAAGCATTTTAATTTTTCCGCTTTCTGCATGTTTCATCATATGGGTCATGGTCATTCCATTTTCCCCAGATAGCTTTGTTCCCCAAGCCTTTTCAAACTTTTCCTGAGCTTTTTTATCGGCAACAGGCTGATATCCAGTATAAACGATAGGTAAAGCACCCATATCACAGGCTCCCTGTACGTTGTTTTGACCCCTTAGCGGGTTAATTCCTGTTCCTTCTCTCCCCAAGTTGCCAGTAACCAAAGCTAGATTAGATAGACTGATAACACCGTCTGTTCCTTTATGATGTTGAGTTATTCCCATGCAGTACATAATACTTCCTCTATCGTATTTAGCGTACATTCTGGCAGCTTTTCGGATATCTTCTGCATCTACCTCACAGATCTCTGCTACCTTTTCTGGGGTGTATTTTTTCAATACTTCTTTCAACTGCTGGAAATCTTCAGTATTTTTCTCAATATACTCTTTGTCCTCTAGACCTTCCTCTAAAATCACATTTAGCATTCCATTTGATAATGCAATACTGGTACCTGGTTTAATTTGCAAAAATACATCAGATACATCCTCCAGTGAAATTTTGCGAGGATCAGCTACTATTAATTTGGCGCCTTTTTTAACGGCTCTTCTAATACGCGCTCCAATAACAGGGTGATTTTCTTCTGTATTTGTACCTGTTAAGAATATAACTTCTGCCTTGTCTATTTCTTCGATACTATTTGTCATAGCTCCACTTCCAAGTGTAGTTGCAAGACCTGCAACTGTAGAGCTGTGTCAGAGTCGAGCACAGTGATCAACGTTGTTTGTACCGATACCTGCCCTAAAAAACTTAGTCATCATATAATTATCTTCTGTTAAAGCTCTAGCGGAAGAAAATCCACCGATAGCATCGGGTCCATCTTGTTCTTTAATTTCAGTTATTTTATCCGCTATTTTTTGGTAAGCTTTCTCCCAAGTTGCTTCTATAAGCTCACCATTTTCTCTTACAAGTGGTTTGCTTAGTCTATCAGGGTGGTTAATAAAATCAAAAGCGAACTTGCCTTTTACACAAAGTAAACCTTGATTCAACTTGCCTTTTACGGGATTGACCTCTACTATCTTGTCATCCTTAGTGGAAAGTTCTAGCTGACAACCAACTCCACAGTACGAACAGGTAGTTTCAACTTTTTCTGTTTCCCAGTACCTATATTTATGCTTTGCTTTGGGCATCAATGCCCCTACTGGACAGTTTGAAACACAGTTTCCACAGGATACACAATCTGTCTTGGTTAACTCTCTCTCAATGTTTTGGGGAGCTTTAACATACCCCTGTATTCCTTGTCTTACTAGAGATAACCCTTCTACACCCTGTAACTGCGTGCAGATTTCTACACATTTTCCGCAGGCGATACATTTCTCTCTATCAATGTAGTAAAAAGGATTTTTGTCGAAAAGTTCCTTTGGAGCTATATTTTCTCTGAAATAGTCAGGGCCTTGAACATCGTATTTATAGCAATACGTTTGCAAATCACAATGCCCCGACTTTTCACAGGTTAAACAATCTAAAGGATGATCAGCTAAAATCTCTTTAAGAATCTCTTGTCTAGCTCTAACTACATTGTCCGATTCTGTCCAAATTTCCAAATTATCCTTTACTATTACATCAGTAGAATCAACTAAACTCTCTTCTCCTTTTATTTCAACAATACTTAAGTCAGCCCCACTATCTACAGTTTTCATATCAAAGCGTTCGTCATAATTTAAAGTTGGTATATTTATGTCGTTTAAGCGAGCTGCATTAAAAACACTTATTCCCTCTTCACATTGAACAGGTCGTCCGTTAATTTTAATCGTTATCATCATATTCACCCCTTACATCAATATTTTTCTTTGAGCGATCAATATAGTGGGTATGAAGTAAATCATGAGCTTTATGTCCACCAGGCTGTCCTAAATAATTATCATACAATTTGCTAATTAGAGGATTCTCATGAGAACGGCGCAAGATAGAGCTTCCGTCTGTTTTATAAATACCTGCCATTCTCTTTTTGACTGTTTCCATAGAATCTGGGATAGGAGCTCCTCCTCCGTTAATGCAACCTCCTACACATCCCATTATTTCAACAAAGTGGTATTTTTTTTCACCATTATCAATCTTTTTCATTAGCTCCTTTGCAGCAGCTGTACCATGGACAACAGCAATTTTAACCTTCATATCTGCTATTTTAATCTCTGCTTCTTTAGCATTTGTCAGTCCTCTTACACCTTCATACTCTATTTTGTCTAGTTCACCATCACTAAGTTTCCAAGCAACTGTTCTTAAAGCTGCTTCCATAACTCCACCTGTTGTACCAAAAATTCTTCCAGCACTAGTGTGATCTCCTAAAAAGTTGTCAAAACTTTCTTCGTCAAGCTTTGCAAACTGAATTTTTTCCATTTTTATCATTTTTGCTAGTTCTCTCGTTGTCAGTACCGCATCTACATCTTTTAGGCCGTTGACTTTTAGTTCTTCTCTATCTGCTTCGAATTTTTTAGCAGTACAAGGCATTATAGATAGGCTAAATATTTTTTGAGGATCTAAATCATTAATCTCTGCATAATAGGATTTAGACAAAGCACCGAACATTTGTTGTGGTGATTTACAAGAAGATACATTTTCCAATAAGTGGGGATAATTATGTTCTACATACTTTACCCAACCTGGAGAGCAAGATGTTAACAACGGAAGCTTTTCACCTTTTTGGACTCTGTCAATAAACTCAGTTCCCTCTTCCATTATTGTCAAGTCTGCTGTAAAATCGGTGCTAAATACTTTGTCTACACCTAGCTTCCTTAAGGCTGCGTTGGTTTGTCCTGTAACATCAGTGCCAGGCTCCAACCCAAACTCTTCACCCAAAGTGTGTTTAACAGCTGGTGCTGTTTGTACCACTACGTGTACATTAGGATCATTTATAGCTGTACGTACTCTTTTGATGTCATTTTTCTCTACTAACGCCCCTACAGGACATACTTTTATACATTGACCACAGTTTATACAATCGGTTTCTAAAATAGGTTCCTTTTCTTTAGTGTTAATGACTGTGTCATGTCCTCTTTCAGTATAATCATAAATGCCTATGTCCTGTGTTTCCGAACAAACTCTAACACAGTTTCCACATACTATACATTT
This genomic interval from Proteinivorax tanatarense contains the following:
- a CDS encoding complex I subunit 5 family protein translates to MELQKQKNICSPRESKRSLNSLTAINNGIIFLLTIAALAVIFSMELGYFSNFRTELISFVYGFNGYVLLIIFIPLIFGTLAVLMFSNHEVLRDILVVNVTFITFIMMVITIPAVSEGVITLQVSEVLGLGLNFTLDMLALVLGLLTTIIWLMVTIYAPDYMNMEEHRNRFYLFLMLTFGFILGTILSGCLFTTFLFFEGMTFSSYMLVVHCETKKCIEAGDSYIYMGIMGGLCILLAMVLLFVNVGTLEYSNLAVELQNLGGIEYVILALFIVGFGVKAGLVPLHIWLPKAHPIAPTPASALLSGIMVKIGAYGMIRILTTFSFPEPYQVLEGFTDSVWITSQNIGFVLIWMGILTMGIGVFMALQQGNMKRMLAYHSVSQMGYIIMGIGVAVYLGYKGAMGYSGAVYHIINHALFKSLLFMVAGVVYLKIGTLDMYKMGGLWRKLPFTFAVSTIAALGITGMPLFNGFASKTLLHHAIEESFMYGHSSFKLAELLFVLISAGTACSFIKWTYYIFLGKCPENLKNVKGEYPMMNLAMSGIAIMIIFIGIFPNFLLDTIIIPSAESVTYDPEFIDNYIVDINIFARSDLLGMIPVYLMGLTIFCLGTKFHLFHLNFPRWLSVGYICALPLTVVLKAVEFFDKKINRKKQRSDKNSNINKKVTLNSENNKSGEGVINKFVSLVYKGANKVEYSIINCDIIIYSVVLTLMLVFLFVVK
- the fdhF gene encoding formate dehydrogenase subunit alpha, whose product is MITIKINGRPVQCEEGISVFNAARLNDINIPTLNYDERFDMKTVDSGADLSIVEIKGEESLVDSTDVIVKDNLEIWTESDNVVRARQEILKEILADHPLDCLTCEKSGHCDLQTYCYKYDVQGPDYFRENIAPKELFDKNPFYYIDREKCIACGKCVEICTQLQGVEGLSLVRQGIQGYVKAPQNIERELTKTDCVSCGNCVSNCPVGALMPKAKHKYRYWETEKVETTCSYCGVGCQLELSTKDDKIVEVNPVKGKLNQGLLCVKGKFAFDFINHPDRLSKPLVRENGELIEATWEKAYQKIADKITEIKEQDGPDAIGGFSSARALTEDNYMMTKFFRAGIGTNNVDHCARLUHSSTVAGLATTLGSGAMTNSIEEIDKAEVIFLTGTNTEENHPVIGARIRRAVKKGAKLIVADPRKISLEDVSDVFLQIKPGTSIALSNGMLNVILEEGLEDKEYIEKNTEDFQQLKEVLKKYTPEKVAEICEVDAEDIRKAARMYAKYDRGSIMYCMGITQHHKGTDGVISLSNLALVTGNLGREGTGINPLRGQNNVQGACDMGALPIVYTGYQPVADKKAQEKFEKAWGTKLSGENGMTMTHMMKHAESGKIKMLYIMGENPVLSDPDTNHVIKGLKESFLVVQDIFLTETAELADVVLPAAAFAEKDGTFVNTERRVQRVRKAVSAPGEAKPDWQIFVELMRTLGYENNFETAEEVFEEIRAVTPSYAGITYERIKDEGIQWPCPNEEHPGTKFLHSNQPARGKGLLVPVEFEETPELSDKGNYPYIMTSGRVLYQYHTSTMTGKTEGVNKLVNETFVEISPNTAEKLGIENGEVVKVTSPRGEIKPRAFITELVSDKVVSVPFHFKDGANVLTNSELLDAKASIPSLKVTGVNIEKLG
- a CDS encoding NADH-dependent [FeFe] hydrogenase, group A6, with the protein product MATVGLTINDKNVVATEDNSILDVCKKNGVNIPTLCTHPDLNNEGNCRMCVVEVDGEEELLASCNTKVKDKMIVRTETEKIKDSRKATLELLIANHPNDCLTCDKVAGDCELQNLCYQYDVNRKEQLLETLPQKEVLDLSSTSITRDVNKCIVCGNCVRVCSETQDIGIYDYTERGHDTVINTKEKEPILETDCINCGQCIKVCPVGALVEKNDIKRVRTAINDPNVHVVVQTAPAVKHTLGEEFGLEPGTDVTGQTNAALRKLGVDKVFSTDFTADLTIMEEGTEFIDRVQKGEKLPLLTSCSPGWVKYVEHNYPHLLENVSSCKSPQQMFGALSKSYYAEINDLDPQKIFSLSIMPCTAKKFEADREELKVNGLKDVDAVLTTRELAKMIKMEKIQFAKLDEESFDNFLGDHTSAGRIFGTTGGVMEAALRTVAWKLSDGELDKIEYEGVRGLTNAKEAEIKIADMKVKIAVVHGTAAAKELMKKIDNGEKKYHFVEIMGCVGGCINGGGAPIPDSMETVKKRMAGIYKTDGSSILRRSHENPLISKLYDNYLGQPGGHKAHDLLHTHYIDRSKKNIDVRGEYDDND